The following are encoded together in the Ferrimicrobium sp. genome:
- the ribH gene encoding 6,7-dimethyl-8-ribityllumazine synthase, whose translation MAGYQGHDRSDVGTNYEELTGQLHYQSGDRFGIVASEFNRVIVDPLLAGARAGFHTVGAQDSALTVVWVPGALEIVGAIRQLLVSRSLAGVIAVGAVVRGETSHYDVVVNQSAGQLMTLAASADVPIVNAILTVENIEQGLNRAGGKDGNKGFDGALSLVRLVDLYRRLAKES comes from the coding sequence ATGGCAGGATATCAAGGACACGACCGTAGTGATGTTGGAACGAATTACGAGGAGTTGACCGGTCAGCTGCACTACCAGAGCGGTGACCGCTTCGGAATCGTCGCCTCCGAATTCAATCGGGTGATTGTTGATCCGCTACTGGCGGGAGCCCGAGCAGGCTTTCACACGGTCGGCGCCCAAGACTCAGCGCTGACGGTGGTGTGGGTCCCCGGTGCTCTTGAGATCGTGGGGGCGATCCGCCAACTCCTCGTGAGTCGATCGCTCGCTGGTGTCATCGCCGTGGGTGCGGTTGTTCGGGGCGAGACCAGTCACTATGACGTGGTAGTGAACCAGAGTGCTGGCCAGCTGATGACCCTCGCTGCTAGTGCCGATGTCCCGATCGTCAACGCGATTCTGACGGTCGAGAACATCGAACAGGGCCTGAACCGAGCCGGAGGCAAGGACGGAAACAAGGGCTTTGATGGCGCGCTCTCGCTAGTTCGCCTCGTCGACCTCTATCGCCGACTCGCAAAGGAGTCATAG
- a CDS encoding riboflavin synthase, whose translation MESMFSGIVATTVTYLGQGDDGVHRFALGEWRPTIELGSSISCNGVCLTVVEVSQDSFGVEIIEETMHRSTFSNLEVGARVNVEQSITAATLLDGGIVQGHVDCIGRVTQEGPGLGVAFDPRFDALVVEKGGIVLNGVSLTVTAIGEGSASVALIPETLRRTNLGDLGVGDPLNIEFDIIGKYLVRQRSLEQREAWSQ comes from the coding sequence ATGGAATCGATGTTCTCAGGGATTGTCGCCACGACGGTCACCTATCTTGGGCAGGGTGACGATGGTGTGCATCGTTTTGCGCTCGGTGAGTGGAGGCCCACCATCGAGCTAGGCTCCTCGATCTCCTGTAACGGCGTCTGTTTGACGGTCGTTGAGGTGAGCCAAGACTCCTTCGGGGTGGAGATCATCGAAGAAACCATGCACCGCAGCACGTTTTCGAACCTTGAGGTGGGCGCACGAGTCAATGTTGAGCAGAGCATCACCGCTGCCACGCTGCTCGATGGTGGTATCGTGCAGGGGCACGTCGATTGCATTGGCCGTGTCACCCAGGAAGGCCCAGGGCTCGGGGTAGCGTTTGACCCTCGTTTCGATGCGTTGGTGGTGGAAAAAGGAGGCATCGTATTGAACGGTGTCAGTCTGACGGTGACGGCGATCGGAGAGGGCAGTGCCAGTGTGGCGTTGATCCCTGAGACCCTGCGCCGCACCAATCTCGGCGATCTCGGGGTCGGAGATCCGCTCAACATCGAGTTTGATATTATTGGGAAGTACCTCGTGCGCCAACGTTCGCTCGAGCAACGGGAGGCGTGGAGTCAGTGA
- a CDS encoding bifunctional 3,4-dihydroxy-2-butanone-4-phosphate synthase/GTP cyclohydrolase II yields the protein MSFHPIEEAIAAIGRGEIVLVVDDENRENEGDLIMGAEFVDAEKISFYLAHTSGLICVPLTGERLDELDIPLMVENNTESHLTAFTVSVDAKRAVTTGISAYDRASTIRALVDPSTKPSDLTRPGHVFPLRARDGGVLRRGGHTEAAVDLARLAGITPAGVICEVVTEDKQNMARLDELTKFAETHGLVLISIADLIRYRAANDTLVKRVEGATARIPTAYGDFTGIAYQSILDGEQHVALVLGDIDNGDPVLVRVHSECLTGDAFGSLRCDCGPQLHRSMEIITEEGRGVIVYLRGHEGRGIGLAHKLRAYQLQEQGLDTVEANEALGLPVDSRDYGIGSQILVDLGVTKMRLLTNNPTKYGGLSGFGLEITERVPLIIEPQAENAKYLQTKATKMGHLLDLG from the coding sequence GTGAGTTTTCATCCTATTGAAGAGGCGATCGCCGCAATTGGTCGAGGCGAGATTGTGCTGGTGGTCGACGATGAGAATCGTGAGAATGAAGGTGACCTGATCATGGGTGCCGAGTTCGTCGATGCCGAGAAGATCTCCTTCTACCTCGCCCACACCTCTGGTCTCATCTGTGTTCCACTCACCGGTGAGCGACTCGACGAACTCGACATCCCGCTGATGGTGGAGAACAACACCGAGTCTCACTTGACCGCCTTTACCGTTTCGGTGGATGCGAAGCGCGCCGTTACCACTGGGATCTCGGCTTACGATCGGGCCAGCACCATCCGTGCCCTTGTGGATCCATCCACCAAGCCATCGGATTTGACGAGGCCTGGGCACGTTTTCCCACTGCGTGCCCGTGATGGTGGGGTGTTGCGCAGAGGTGGACACACCGAAGCGGCCGTTGATCTCGCCCGTCTTGCTGGCATCACCCCTGCCGGGGTGATCTGTGAGGTGGTGACCGAGGACAAGCAGAATATGGCACGCCTCGATGAACTCACCAAGTTCGCCGAGACCCATGGACTGGTGCTGATCTCGATCGCTGATCTCATTCGCTATCGGGCCGCCAACGATACCCTGGTCAAGCGTGTTGAGGGTGCCACCGCCCGCATCCCAACGGCCTACGGGGACTTCACCGGCATCGCCTATCAGTCGATCCTGGATGGGGAACAACACGTTGCCCTGGTCTTGGGTGACATCGACAATGGTGATCCTGTGCTGGTCCGGGTGCACTCAGAGTGTCTGACGGGCGACGCCTTCGGTTCGTTGCGCTGCGACTGTGGTCCCCAACTCCATCGATCGATGGAGATCATCACCGAGGAGGGTAGGGGGGTCATCGTCTACTTGCGTGGCCATGAGGGCCGCGGTATTGGACTGGCCCACAAGCTGCGGGCGTACCAACTCCAAGAACAGGGTCTCGATACGGTCGAGGCCAATGAGGCGCTTGGCCTGCCGGTGGACTCGCGTGATTATGGCATCGGCTCGCAGATCCTCGTCGACCTCGGGGTTACCAAGATGCGGCTCTTGACCAACAACCCGACTAAGTATGGAGGACTCTCTGGTTTTGGACTCGAGATCACCGAGCGCGTTCCACTGATCATTGAACCGCAGGCGGAGAATGCCAAGTATCTCCAGACGAAGGCGACAAAGATGGGACATCTCCTCGACCTTGGGTAA